The genomic region ttaatgtttatttttcactgatgttattactgttatttctttattttctgcaaacaaaatgcacaaaaaagcttcacgtttgcattatgttatgtatacaataataataaaggacgcaatttcaaccaatcaattacgtttattaaggtgaaaaacattctgtgccgtatgaatatgtccctcgtttaagaaacagattgggtttatttacatttctgaattaaaaagaagatacccttccccccacccctaattctaaccctaaaacagattgaaatgcaatagatcgattctagggtcataattatgggtgacaatttcatatgacaccgctagaaaaaactgccggtcaaaccgaaaagatccattcgcATATTTAAGACACTTAACCCTTTGAACGACTCAGCACCCTTAATGACGAGGGGGGGGGCATATACTTCTTGAAGTCGGCGGTAGAATCCATTAGGGGCAGGTAATTAGTGAACAAATAATAAACCTTGTGGGTCGGCAAGCTCGAGTATTCTCCCTTCGACCAGTCCGTGAGCAGTCCGTTATGAGCTGAGTGACGAATGCTGCCCTCCCTGCTCTGCTCTCTCTATCATTCCTATacattctccctccctccctccctctgtaTACCCACGTACTCACTAGTCTCTGCCTCCCACTCCCTACTCGTAGCCTTCCTCTATCTCGACGCTATTCCCCTCCCAATTGCTGccttttacctctctctctcttcctttactctatCACCCTTTCTATGTTCTGTTCCTCCCACCGACACCTCACTTCCATCGCTTTCCTGCCCTTCCTTGCACAtctgctctctctttcttcctttactcTATCACCCTTTCTATGTTCTGCCTCCCCGACACTTCACCACCATcgctctcctgctctctcttccACTCCTGCTTTCTTTCTCTTGCCCCTCTGGTTCGCTTGCCATGTATCCCCTTTacagccatcctggagcaccgcctttaatcgagcaactcgaccccgggacttattctttttgtaagcccagtacttattctatcggtctcttttgccgaaccgctaagtaacggggacataaacacaccagcatcggttgtcaagcaatgctagggggacaaacacaaacacacatacatatatatatatatacatatatacgacgggcttctttcagtttccgtctaccaaatccactcacaaggcattggtcggcccggggctatagtagaagacacttgcccaagatgccacgcagtgggactgaacccggagccatgtggtcggtaagcaagctacttaccacacagccactccttttcttttctaaatatgcaGAAAGATACGGACATCGgaattcggacaaaaatttcaaaacatttctatatttacagttaggttttaggattagggctagggttagggttttatgaTTACGGTTAGAGTTGGGGTTTAACGGTTTTAggattagggctagggttagggttttatgaTTAGGGTTAGAGTTGGGGTTTTTTAACGGTTTAggattagggctagggttagggttttatgaTTAGGGTTAGAGTTGGGGTTTTTTAAcggttttagggctagggttagggttagagttgggGTTTAACGGTTTTAGGATTAGGGCTAAGGTTAGGGTTTTATGATTAGGGTTAGAGTTGGGGTTtaacggttttagggttagggttttacgGTTAGTTTtgcggaaaaaagtcaaaattgaagaagttggagGGGGGTGGAGAGAGGGTGGTGGAAATTTTTCACGATGCCGGTTTTTGGCAATTTTGggacctccgtatccgaaaacggggtttttggcaaaaaaaaaattttttttaataaaggaatTTGGAAGAAAATGGGGCTCGGGGGCGGGCGGGCGGAAGTCTTTGCCAATAGAATAAAGGATCTTTTCGCTTAACAGGGGTCGATCTGTCCGATTAAGACTCAtccaaggcagtgctgcagcatggccgcagtccaatattGTAACGTGTAAAAGCTACCTCCCTTTCCTCCAGTCCATATAAGTCTTGTCACCTGACCTAAACAGACCAATGACAATTCAATATTTCCATCCCCCCTCATTCCCTCTCGTTCTCTCTGTTTACCTCCAGTCGCCATTTCCTATTAACTCTTCAACCGTGACCGCAGCCATTAATTCACTTCAGAAGacgaagatctttcctcctccataaATTCACGCCAAGTaggttttgttattttgtttatttcctttgtCTTTCTTCTTCGTTCATCAACATGATGTTTATTTGTGTTTGATCTGTCATAAATTAGCGTAACATACCGGAACAACAACATTGATCACTGCTCTGCTCAGTCAGgcatgacctggggttaaacagcaccAACCAGATGGGACGTCAAAGTGGTCgcttcatctgctagaaatagtagccaagtttACCTCAAATTACACGTTTCGGTGTTGAAAATTGAAGGCTATATTtgatagtgtagtcctagatatacagtGACAGAGGGAGGAAACGTACTCATTCAGgcatgacctggggttaaacagcagcaaCCAGATGGGACGTCAACGTGgtcgcttgatctgctagaaatagtagccaagtttACCTCAAATTACACGTTTCGGTGTTGAAAATTGAAGGCTATATTtgatagtgtagtcctagatatacagtGACAGAGGGAGGAACGTACTCATTCAGgcatgacctggggttaaacagcagcaaCCAGATGGGACGTCAACGTGgtcgcttgatctgctagaaatagtagccaagtttACCTCAAATTACACGTTTCGGTGTTGAAAATTGAAGGCTATATTTGATAGTGTAGTCGTAGATATACAGTGACAGAGGGAGGAACGTACTCAGTCAGgcatgacctggggttaaacagcagcaaCCAGATGGGACGTCAACGTGgtcgcttgatctgctagaaatagtagccaagtttACCTCAAATTACACGTTTCGGTGTTGAAAATTGAAGGCTATATTTGATAGTGTAGTCGTAGATATACAGTGACAGAGGGAGGAACGTACTCATTCAGgcatgacctggggttaaacagcagcaaCCAGATGGGACGTCAACGTGgtcgcttgatctgctagaaatagtagccaagtttACCTCAAATTACACGTTTCGGTGTTGAAAATTGAAGGCTATATTtgatagtgtagtcctagatatacagtGACAGAGGGAGGAACGTACTCATTCAGgcatgacctggggttaaacaacaagtgtgtgtatactcttttacttgtttcagtcatttgactgcggccatgctggagcaccgcctttagtcgagcaaatcgaccccaggacttattctttgtaagcccagtacttattctatcggtctcttttgccgaactgctaagtgacggggacgtaaaacaccagcatcggttgtcaagcaatgctagggggacaaacacagacacacaaacacatacacacatatatatatacaggcttctttcagtttccgtctaccacatccactcacaaggctttggtcggcctgaggctatagtagaagacactcgcccaaggtgccacgcagtgggactgaacccagaaccatgtggttgggaatcaagctacttaccacatagccactctttGTAATATTtctactgttattttttttttaatgtttgaagTATCCTCTAtagtttatattgttttttttttttgtttcagaataCCTGTTGATTGGAATTAACCTGTATTGTTTTGGACACATTGTCGTTTTTTAAAGCCACACATTGTATCAAAGAAGTGTCTGCTGTTTCTATGGATCTATATTTGGAATTACTGTGAAGCATTTCCTTTGACCAAGTTAATTATGCTGATTAAAATCGCAGTCGATGGAAATAGAGGAAGCGAAATATTTGTTATGAATTAAATATAAAGCCAGGTAGAGCAAGAACAACAAAACACCTGTGTATTGTggtgagaaacaaaaaaaaaatatggaaaatgattTGTGTGAGGAGAAAATTAAATGTGAACAAGAATGGAATTCGGTGGAATTACCTGATGAGATGCCAGAGGATAGAAGAGAAACTTCATACACCTGTGAGGTGTGTTATAAGACATTCAATCAAAAGACAGATCTaactacacacagacagactcatacaggagagaaaccatatcactgtgatatttgtggtaaatcattttttgAAAGAAGTTCTTTAAATACTCATGCGTGTGTCAATGCAGAAAAGAGatcatatcagtgtgatatctgtggtaaatcattctctacagcAAGTCATTTAACTACACACAAGCGGACTCATACAGGGGAGAGGCCCTAcccatgtgatatctgtggcaaagcgTTCTCTAAAACTAGCCACTTGagcagacacaaatatattcatacaggagagaagccgtatgagtgtgatatctgtggtaaattatttacGGTGATAAGTAATTTGAGTaggcataaacgtattcatacgggagagaaaccacatcactgtgatatctgtggtagattGTTTTCTGAAAGAGGtaacttaactagacacaaacgtattcatactggagagaagccatatttttgtgatatctgtggtaaatcatttacttTAGATAGTGACCTGACACGACACAGacgcattcatactggggagaaaccatattgctgtgacacctgtggtaaatcattctctcgaaatgatGACTTAgttatacacaaacgtattcatacaggagagaagccatttcactgtgttacttgtggaaaatcattctctgaaagaggTAGAtttactaaacacaaacgtattcatacaggagagaagccatatcactgcgatatctgtggtgtATCATTCTCTGAGATTAATTCCCTTAATAAGCACAAGCttgttcatacgggagagaagccatatcactctGATATCgatggtaaatcattctctcaaaatgaaGACTTAATGTCacgtccattcattcattcaagagaaagaccataccactgtgatatctgtggtaaatcgtttgcAAAGGTCAGTtacataactacacacaaacgtgttcatacaggagagaaaccccaccgctgtgatatttgtggtaaatcattctccgaaGGAAGCGGCTTGGTTAtacacaaacgaattcatacaggagagaaaccttatcattgtgatatctgtggtagattATTCTCTCAAATCAGTCGGTTAACcagacacaaacgcattcatacaggcgagaaaccatatcagtgtgatatctgtggtaaatcattctccttaATCACGACCTTAACGAAGCACAatcatattcatacaggtgagaagccatatcattgcgacATTTGTGGTAAATTCTTTTCTCTACTTGgtagcttaactactcacaaacgtagtcacacgggagagaaaccatatcattgtgatgtctgtggtaaatatttctctgtaataagtaacttaactaaacacaagcgtattcatacaggtgagaaaccacatcactgtgatatctgtaataaatcattctctcagaaaggGCACTTGATTACGcatcagtatatacatacaggtgagaaaccatatcagtgtgagaTGTGTGGGAAATCTTTTGCTTCTGGAAGTCACTTAACGAAGCACTatcgtattcacacaggtgagaaaccatacctCTGCAATATCTGTGGTAGATCTTTCGCAGCAAGTAGCACtttaaatgttcataaaaatACTCATACAGGTAAGAAGTCATGCCACTATGGGAGGTCGTCCTCTGTAAGAAGTGCCCTGACTAAGCACAAATGTATTAAtaatacaggtgagaaaccgttTCACTGCGATGCCTGCGGGAAATCATTCTCTGCGGGAACTACCTTAACTAcgcataaacgtattcacacaggtgagagaccttatgattgtgatatctgtggtaaatcattctcacaaaaagaAAACTTAATCAATCATAAAcgtgttcacacaggagagaagccatatcactgtgatatctgtggtaagtctttCTCTGAAGGCGgcagcttaactaaacacaagcgtattcatacaggagagaaaccatatcattgtgatgtctgtagtaaatccttctctcagataagtcacttaactaaacacaaactcactcattcaggggagaagccatatcactgtgatgtctgtgataaatcattctcggAAAACTCAAATTTGACCAGACACAAAGATATTCATAGAGAAGAAAAATCATATCCCTGTtgacatctgtggtaaaatgttctttaaccctttagcatttaaaccaggcccaaatatttctgtttatgttGAAACTAGCCAGATCCTACCTCTCACACTTGCCCTGCAATGTTATTTCTAAAGgtaaacaatcacgtcattgaaatcttaaagctatgaaACAAtgcatgattatcatcatcaccatcatcatcgtttagcgtccgctttccatgctggcatgggttggacggtgcaactggggtctgggaagccagaagactgcaccaggcccagtctgatctggcaatgtttctacagctggatgcccttcctaacgccaaccactccatgagtgtagtaggtgctttttacatggcagacgaggctggcaaacagccacgatcggatggtgctttttacgtgccaccggcacggagaccaggcgaggctggcaacggccacaatcggatggtgctttttacgtgccaaacaatttgaataagtaagcattacatttgacagaaatacCTTAACTAAACCCACATTTATTTGTTGCAAgacagaaaccatatcactgtgataaaaCGGTCTCTCTGTTAAGCCTCTTCACTTCAGACATCTACATtgatacaggggagaagccatatcaattTAATTCTTTCTCTCGGAATGACTtaagccagtggttctcaaccggggtccatataagatttttgggggcccacataacaaaatagtaaattgaggatcatcatcatcattgtttaacgtccgctttccatgctagcattggttggacggtttgaatgagggctggcgaaccagatggctgcaccaggctccaatcttgatttggcagagtttctacagctggatgcccttcctaacgccaaccactccgagagtgtagtgggtgcttttatgtgccatcgccataggggccagtcaggtggtactggcagcgacctcgctcgaatctttttacacatgctaccagcacaggtgccagtagggcaatgttggtaatgatcacgctcgaatggtgcccttttacatgccaccagcacggaagccag from Octopus sinensis linkage group LG29, ASM634580v1, whole genome shotgun sequence harbors:
- the LOC115226156 gene encoding zinc finger protein 208-like codes for the protein MENDLCEEKIKCEQEWNSVELPDEMPEDRRETSYTCEVCYKTFNQKTDLTTHRQTHTGEKPYHCDICGKSFFERSSLNTHACVNAEKRSYQCDICGKSFSTASHLTTHKRTHTGERPYPCDICGKAFSKTSHLSRHKYIHTGEKPYECDICGKLFTVISNLSRHKRIHTGEKPHHCDICGRLFSERGNLTRHKRIHTGEKPYFCDICGKSFTLDSDLTRHRRIHTGEKPYCCDTCGKSFSRNDDLVIHKRIHTGEKPFHCVTCGKSFSERGRFTKHKRIHTGEKPYHCDICGVSFSEINSLNKHKLVHTGEKPYHSDIDGKSFSQNEDLMSRPFIHSRERPYHCDICGKSFAKVSYITTHKRVHTGEKPHRCDICGKSFSEGSGLVIHKRIHTGEKPYHCDICGRLFSQISRLTRHKRIHTGEKPYQCDICGKSFSLITTLTKHNHIHTGEKPYHCDICGKFFSLLGSLTTHKRSHTGEKPYHCDVCGKYFSVISNLTKHKRIHTGEKPHHCDICNKSFSQKGHLITHQYIHTGEKPYQCEMCGKSFASGSHLTKHYRIHTGEKPYLCNICGRSFAASSTLNVHKNTHTGKKSCHYGRSSSVRSALTKHKCINNTGEKPFHCDACGKSFSAGTTLTTHKRIHTGERPYDCDICGKSFSQKENLINHKRVHTGEKPYHCDICGKSFSEGGSLTKHKREKLYHCNICG